From Lycium ferocissimum isolate CSIRO_LF1 unplaced genomic scaffold, AGI_CSIRO_Lferr_CH_V1 ctg407, whole genome shotgun sequence, the proteins below share one genomic window:
- the LOC132044249 gene encoding ATP-citrate synthase alpha chain protein 2-like → MARKKIREYDSKRLLKEHFKRLGGYDLAIKSAQVTESTDINELAEKEPWLTPTKLVVKPDMLFGKRGKSGLVALDLDLAQVATFVKERLGKEVEMGGCKGPITTFIVEPFIPHDEEFYLNIVSERLGCSVSFSECGGIDIEENWDKVKTIYVPTGTSFTSEICAPLVATLPLEIKGVLEEFLKVVYTLFQDLDFTFLEMNPFTLVEGKPYPLDMRGELDDTAAFKNFKKWGNIEFPLPFGRVMSATESFIHGLDEKTSASLKFTVLNPKGRIWTMVAGGGASVIYADTVGDLGYASELGNYAEYSGAPNEEEVLQYARVVIDCATANPDGRKRALVIGGGIANFTDVAATFSGIIRALKEKESKLKAARMHIYVRRGGPNYQRGLAKMRSLGEEIGIPIEVYGPEKTMTGICKQAIECITAAA, encoded by the exons atggcacGCAAGAAGATCAGAGAGTATGATTCAAAGAGATTGTTGAAAGAGCATTTCAAGAGACTTGGAGGTTATGATTTGGCCATTAAGTCTGCACAG GTGACGGAGTCTACTGATATCAATGAGCTAGCAGAGAAAGAGCCTTGGCTTACCCCAACAAAGTTGGTCGTAAAGCCCGATATGTTATTTGGGAAGCGTGGAAAGAGTGGGCTAGTTGCCTTGGATCTTGATCTCGCTCAAGTTGCTACCTTTGTGAAGGAGCGCCTTGGCAAAGAG GTGGAGATGGGCGGATGCAAAGGTCCCATCACGACTTTCATTGTTGAGCCATTCATTCCCCACGATGAAGAGTTTTATCTTAATATTGTCTCGGAGAGGCTTGGTTGCAGCGTAAGCTTTTCTGAATGTGGAGGAATTGACATCGAAGAGAACtgggacaag GTTAAGACTATCTATGTGCCTACAGGGACTTCTTTTACATCAGAGATATGTGCTCCACTTGTTGCCACTCTACCGTTGGAG ATTAAGGGTGTCCTTGAGGAGTTCCTCAAAGTGGTTTACACTCTATTTCAAG ATCTGGACTTCACTTTCCTAGAGATGAATCCTTTCACATTGGTTGAAGGAAAGCCTTATCCTCTGGATATGAGGGGAGAGCTTGATGACACTGCTGCTTTCAAGAACTTCAAAAA GTGGGGAAATATCGAATTTCCATTGCCATTTGGAAGGGTTATGAGTGCTACAGAGAGCTTTATTCACGGGCTTGATGAAAAG ACAAGTGCATCGTTGAAGTTCACAGTCTTGAACCCCAAGGGGCGAATTTGGACTATGGTTGCTGGTGGAGGAGCTAGTGTCATCTATGCAGATACT GTAGGTGATCTTGGATATGCTTCTGAGCTTGGGAACTATGCAGAGTACAGTGGTGCTCCCAATGAAGAAGAGGTCCTGCAGTATGCCAGAGTTGTAATTGAT TGTGCGACTGCAAATCCTGATGGCCGTAAGAGAGCCCTCGTGATTGGTGGTGGAATAGCCAACTTCACTGATGTTGCTGCTACATTTAGTGGTATTATTAGAGCTCTAAAGGAGAAG GAATCGAAACTTAAAGCTGCAAGAATGCACATATATGTTAGAAGAGGAGGTCCAAACTACCAAAGAGGTCTTGCGAAAATGAGGTCTCTTGGTGAGGAAATTGGCATCCCAATTGAG GTCTATGGACCCGAGAAAACCATGACTGGCATCTGCAAACAGGCGATTGAGTGCATCACTGCAGCAGCATAA